The Streptomyces sp. NBC_01689 genome includes a window with the following:
- a CDS encoding phosphoribosyltransferase — translation MDNVVWTGTWVARRLGVELVGDEKLADLLGLALRRNPRRAHLLVSNVLGKHVPQSPSVVYGHGIALGRRVRELLGTEEARAAVVLGYAETATGLGHCVADGVGLAPYLHSTRRPVPGVTPAGGFEESHSHATSHLLLPQDPGLLAGDGPLVLVDDEFSTGNTVLNTIRDLHARHPRERYVIVALVDMRSAADLGRLEDFAREIGARVDLVVAASGTVKLPEGVLEKGQALVAEYESADRDAVTSGRAPDAGSVPAAGAAAGDEAVRPAPVTPAPVTPADAPSARRPGAAHGTAAEDGPSPAAGTAGAAHGPAGGRGSVPRRRTHPAATRVELGWPRGVPDGGRHGFTPGHRVRLDGTLPAMAARIAEALPDGARRVLVLGFEELMYAPLRLAAELEQVVAAEVRYSTTTRSPVLAVDDPGYAIRTRLAFPAHDHPDDGPGERYAYNVAGAGFDAVVAVVDSAADTAELHAPGGLLDRLAGHTPSVLLAVVPSHVPARRSTERPSMLPEPLRGPAFSSYAPDEVGWLLRDLSDVTLEAPTEEREEAIQSGGAHYAESLPVEYQPSDQYQELFRAALATSAARIAQAVGAVTELVLAERSRSPLGPGPDASASRPVLVSLARAGTPVGVLMRRWARHHHGVDLPHYAVSIVRGRGIDPNALRWLAAHHDPADVVFVDGWTGKGAITRELAQAVEEFEAAEGITGFDPEIAVLADPGSCVRTYGTREDFLIPSACLNSTVSGLISRTVLRSDLVGPHDFHGAKFYRELAGSDVSVEFLDAVEAHFPDVAEAARTQAKELLTADRTPTWEGWAAVERISEEYGIHDVNLVKPGVGETTRVLLRRVPWKILARAGAGADLDHVRLLAEQRGVPVEEVAELPYTCVGLIHPKYTRGATGADGRAVAV, via the coding sequence ATGGACAACGTGGTGTGGACGGGGACCTGGGTCGCGCGGCGGCTCGGTGTCGAACTCGTCGGTGACGAGAAGCTGGCCGACCTGCTGGGGCTCGCGCTGCGGCGCAACCCCCGGCGGGCCCACCTGCTGGTCTCGAACGTCCTGGGCAAGCACGTCCCGCAGTCGCCGTCCGTGGTGTACGGCCACGGGATCGCGCTCGGCCGCCGGGTGCGGGAGCTGCTCGGCACCGAGGAGGCCCGTGCCGCGGTCGTCCTCGGCTACGCGGAGACGGCCACCGGGCTCGGCCACTGCGTCGCCGACGGGGTGGGCCTCGCGCCCTACCTCCACTCGACGCGCCGGCCCGTCCCGGGCGTCACCCCGGCGGGCGGTTTCGAGGAGTCGCACTCGCACGCCACCTCCCATCTCCTGCTGCCGCAGGACCCCGGTCTGCTGGCGGGGGACGGTCCGCTGGTCCTCGTCGACGACGAGTTCTCGACCGGCAACACCGTCCTCAACACCATCCGCGACCTGCACGCCCGCCATCCGCGCGAGCGGTACGTGATAGTCGCGCTGGTCGACATGCGGTCGGCCGCCGATCTGGGGCGCCTGGAGGACTTCGCCCGGGAGATCGGGGCCCGGGTTGACCTGGTCGTCGCGGCCAGCGGCACGGTGAAGCTCCCAGAGGGCGTACTGGAGAAGGGCCAGGCCCTGGTGGCGGAGTACGAGTCCGCGGACCGGGACGCCGTGACGTCCGGGCGCGCCCCGGACGCCGGGTCCGTGCCCGCGGCCGGTGCGGCAGCGGGCGACGAAGCCGTTCGCCCCGCCCCGGTGACACCCGCCCCGGTGACACCCGCGGACGCGCCGTCGGCCCGGCGGCCCGGGGCCGCGCACGGGACGGCCGCCGAGGACGGCCCGTCCCCCGCCGCCGGCACCGCGGGAGCGGCCCACGGCCCGGCCGGAGGGCGCGGAAGCGTCCCGCGCCGCCGTACGCACCCGGCCGCCACCCGGGTCGAGCTCGGCTGGCCGCGCGGAGTTCCCGACGGCGGCCGGCACGGCTTCACGCCCGGCCACCGCGTCCGGCTGGACGGCACGCTGCCCGCCATGGCCGCCCGGATCGCGGAGGCGCTGCCGGACGGCGCCCGCCGCGTGCTGGTACTCGGCTTCGAGGAGCTGATGTACGCGCCACTGCGGCTCGCCGCGGAACTGGAGCAGGTCGTGGCCGCCGAGGTGCGCTACTCCACGACCACCAGGTCCCCGGTCCTCGCCGTCGACGACCCCGGCTACGCGATACGCACCCGGCTCGCCTTCCCCGCCCACGACCACCCGGACGACGGCCCGGGGGAGCGGTACGCCTACAACGTCGCCGGCGCCGGCTTCGACGCCGTCGTGGCCGTCGTGGACTCCGCCGCCGACACCGCCGAGCTGCACGCCCCCGGCGGACTCCTGGACCGGCTCGCCGGCCACACCCCGAGCGTCCTGCTCGCCGTGGTCCCCTCCCACGTCCCCGCCCGGCGCTCCACCGAAAGGCCCTCCATGCTGCCCGAGCCCCTTCGCGGCCCCGCCTTCTCCTCGTACGCGCCGGACGAGGTCGGCTGGCTGCTGCGGGACCTCTCGGACGTGACCCTGGAGGCACCGACGGAGGAGCGCGAGGAGGCGATCCAGAGCGGCGGCGCCCATTACGCCGAGTCGCTGCCCGTCGAGTACCAGCCGAGCGACCAGTACCAGGAACTGTTCCGCGCGGCCCTCGCGACCTCGGCGGCGCGCATCGCCCAGGCCGTCGGCGCCGTCACCGAACTGGTGCTCGCCGAACGCTCCCGCTCCCCGCTCGGCCCCGGCCCGGACGCCTCCGCCTCCCGGCCGGTCCTGGTGTCCCTGGCCCGCGCGGGAACCCCCGTCGGCGTCCTGATGCGCCGCTGGGCCCGCCACCACCACGGCGTCGACCTGCCGCACTACGCCGTCTCCATCGTCCGCGGCCGCGGCATCGACCCCAACGCACTGCGCTGGCTGGCCGCCCACCACGACCCCGCCGACGTCGTCTTCGTCGACGGCTGGACCGGCAAGGGCGCCATCACCCGTGAACTGGCCCAGGCCGTCGAGGAGTTCGAGGCGGCCGAGGGCATCACCGGCTTCGACCCGGAGATCGCGGTCCTCGCCGACCCGGGCTCCTGCGTCCGGACGTACGGCACCCGTGAGGACTTCCTGATCCCCTCCGCCTGCCTCAACTCGACCGTGTCCGGGCTGATATCGCGGACCGTCCTGCGCTCCGACCTGGTCGGCCCGCACGACTTCCACGGCGCGAAGTTCTACCGCGAACTCGCCGGCTCCGACGTCTCCGTCGAGTTCCTCGACGCCGTGGAGGCCCACTTCCCCGACGTCGCCGAGGCGGCCCGCACCCAGGCGAAGGAACTCCTCACCGCCGACCGCACCCCCACCTGGGAGGGCTGGGCGGCCGTCGAGCGGATCAGCGAGGAGTACGGGATCCACGACGTGAACCTCGTCAAGCCGGGCGTCGGCGAGACCACCCGGGTACTGCTGCGCCGGGTCCCCTGGAAGATCCTGGCCCGCGCGGGAGCCGGCGCCGATCTCGATCACGTACGGCTGCTCGCCGAGCAGCGCGGGGTGCCCGTCGAGGAGGTCGCCGAACTCCCCTACACCTGCGTGGGGTTGATCCACCCGAAGTACACGCGCGGCGCGACCGGCGCCGACGGCCGGGCGGTGGCGGTCTGA
- a CDS encoding HAD family hydrolase: MAAAKALVASDLDRTLIYSAAALGLTMPDARAPRLLCVEVHESRPLSYMTETAAALLPELGDRAHFVPTTTRTRKQYQRINLPGPAPKYAICANGGHLLVDGVSDPAWHAGVSARLAAECAPLAEVRAHLEATADPAWVRKHRVAEDLFVYLVVERELLPEEWVKSLAVWAENRGWTVSLQGRKIYAVPKPLTKSAAMREVARRTGATLTLAAGDSLLDADLLLAADRGWRPGHGELAEADWAGPAVTALPERGVAAGERILREFMTAAAHPEPS; the protein is encoded by the coding sequence ATGGCCGCCGCGAAGGCGCTCGTCGCCAGCGATCTGGACCGTACGCTCATCTACTCCGCCGCGGCCCTCGGGCTGACGATGCCGGACGCCCGGGCCCCCCGGCTGCTCTGCGTCGAGGTGCACGAGAGCAGGCCGCTGTCGTACATGACCGAGACGGCCGCCGCGCTGCTCCCGGAACTCGGCGACCGGGCGCACTTCGTGCCGACCACGACCCGCACCCGCAAGCAGTACCAGCGCATCAACCTGCCGGGCCCCGCACCGAAGTACGCGATCTGTGCCAACGGCGGGCACCTGCTCGTCGACGGTGTGTCCGACCCGGCGTGGCACGCCGGGGTGAGCGCGCGGCTCGCCGCGGAGTGCGCTCCGCTGGCCGAGGTGCGCGCCCACCTGGAGGCGACCGCCGACCCGGCCTGGGTGCGCAAGCACCGGGTGGCGGAGGACCTGTTCGTCTATCTCGTGGTCGAGCGCGAACTGCTCCCCGAGGAGTGGGTGAAGAGCCTCGCGGTGTGGGCCGAGAACCGCGGCTGGACCGTCTCGCTCCAGGGGCGCAAGATCTACGCCGTCCCGAAGCCGCTCACCAAGAGCGCGGCGATGCGCGAGGTCGCCCGGCGCACCGGCGCCACGCTGACCCTCGCCGCCGGTGACTCCCTGCTCGACGCCGACCTGCTGCTGGCCGCCGACCGGGGCTGGCGCCCCGGCCACGGTGAGCTGGCCGAGGCCGACTGGGCCGGGCCCGCGGTCACGGCGCTCCCGGAACGGGGCGTCGCGGCGGGCGAACGGATCCTGCGGGAGTTCATGACCGCCGCCGCCCACCCGGAGCCGTCCTGA
- a CDS encoding FmdB family zinc ribbon protein: protein MPRYEYRCRTCGDTFELSRPMADSAAPAACPAGHDDTVKLLSTVAVATGGGAPAPRPSGGGGGGGGGCCGGGCCG, encoded by the coding sequence ATGCCTCGCTACGAGTACCGCTGCCGGACCTGCGGCGACACCTTCGAACTGAGCCGCCCGATGGCGGATTCCGCGGCTCCGGCGGCCTGCCCCGCCGGACATGACGACACAGTGAAACTTCTCTCCACCGTCGCAGTCGCGACCGGCGGCGGGGCGCCGGCGCCCCGCCCGAGCGGTGGTGGGGGCGGGGGCGGCGGCGGTTGCTGCGGTGGAGGCTGCTGCGGCTGA
- a CDS encoding transglycosylase domain-containing protein, whose protein sequence is MPRIPWAVHVPEPAMADPEDDGRTGRRTGEGEPKGSAAGRRGNETPAEETTQLRIPPRVPENASQGTERPAEETTQLRVPPAEETTQLRIPPPVPRSPSRRAERPAEETTQLRIPPGAEVPDGTSGEESAPAEEESQQADRGANSRHRGSRRRPVQSSALAARLAPVARRLKPQYPRPGRAGWRRWVPSWRQWLAAWGLGIGLSTSLLAIAYAATDIPKNLNTYATQQDNVYFWSDGTPMARTGWVQRQAMPLKDIPEQVRWAVLAAENESFYSDPGISFKGISRALVRTVGQGDTQGGSTITQQYVKNVYLTQNQTVTRKFTEAMISLKLDNRMSKDKILEGYLNTSWFGRGTYGLQRAAQAYYGKDVSKLDASEGAFLASLLKGAGLYDPTLSQKNHDRAVERWSWILDRMVKIGKLSPAERAKYTKFPEPLKQGRVYDTGKQSDYLVELATQYAKKAAHISDKEFDLGGYQIYTTFDRKRETALTDAVSKARKKALKSDPGAAKTAHYGAASVADDGRILAVYGGPDHRKQGYNESNATTVPAGSAFLPFVYAAGLQHGVHKTRDSAATPVSPESLYDADDGVPVSTPEGPYWDRSGKKVAAHNDGNKSYGRISLRKALAGSVNVPFMQLGMDTGLDKVRETAEASGLLSSSLGPQVPALSLGSSTPSAIRMANSYGTFAAGGTHTEPYSVRRITRNGSSVALEMPRPRRAIRPEVAGQVTEALTDAFREAHPGATQSAPQAAGKAGTTQDDKAAWYVGTDRSVSTAVVLYRLDLTKSLEPLPLKGIAGTPDDDVPYGIWAGAMSPLG, encoded by the coding sequence ATGCCCCGCATCCCCTGGGCCGTCCATGTGCCGGAGCCCGCCATGGCTGATCCGGAGGACGACGGCCGCACGGGCCGTCGCACGGGCGAGGGCGAGCCGAAGGGCTCCGCGGCCGGGCGCAGGGGGAACGAGACGCCCGCCGAGGAGACCACGCAGCTTCGTATACCACCGCGCGTACCGGAGAACGCGTCGCAGGGCACGGAGCGTCCCGCGGAGGAGACCACCCAACTGCGGGTGCCGCCCGCCGAGGAGACCACCCAGCTCCGTATACCGCCGCCGGTGCCCCGGAGCCCTTCGCGGCGCGCGGAGCGTCCCGCCGAGGAGACCACGCAGCTTCGCATACCGCCGGGCGCCGAAGTCCCCGACGGCACCTCCGGCGAGGAGTCCGCGCCCGCGGAGGAGGAGTCACAACAAGCCGATCGAGGGGCGAATTCACGCCATCGAGGCTCCCGTCGCCGACCGGTGCAGTCCTCCGCGCTCGCCGCGCGGCTCGCGCCGGTGGCCCGTCGGCTGAAGCCGCAGTACCCCCGGCCGGGCCGGGCCGGCTGGCGACGCTGGGTGCCCTCGTGGCGCCAGTGGCTCGCGGCCTGGGGTCTGGGCATCGGACTGAGCACCTCCCTGCTGGCCATCGCCTACGCCGCCACGGACATCCCCAAGAACCTGAACACCTATGCCACCCAGCAGGACAACGTCTACTTCTGGTCCGACGGAACGCCCATGGCCCGCACCGGGTGGGTGCAGCGCCAGGCGATGCCGCTGAAGGACATACCCGAGCAGGTGCGCTGGGCGGTGCTGGCGGCCGAGAACGAGAGCTTCTACTCCGACCCGGGCATCTCGTTCAAGGGCATCAGCCGCGCCCTGGTGCGCACGGTGGGCCAGGGGGACACCCAGGGCGGTTCGACGATCACCCAGCAGTACGTCAAGAACGTCTATCTGACCCAGAACCAGACGGTGACCCGCAAGTTCACCGAGGCCATGATCTCCCTGAAGCTCGACAACAGGATGAGCAAGGACAAGATCCTGGAGGGCTACCTCAACACGAGCTGGTTCGGCCGGGGCACCTACGGCCTCCAGCGCGCCGCCCAGGCCTACTACGGCAAGGACGTGAGCAAACTCGACGCGAGCGAGGGCGCGTTCCTCGCCTCGCTCCTCAAGGGCGCGGGCCTCTACGACCCCACCCTGAGCCAGAAGAACCACGACCGGGCCGTGGAGCGCTGGTCCTGGATCCTCGACCGCATGGTCAAGATCGGCAAGCTGTCGCCCGCCGAGCGCGCCAAGTACACAAAGTTCCCCGAACCCCTCAAGCAGGGCCGGGTCTACGACACCGGCAAGCAGAGCGACTACCTGGTCGAACTGGCCACCCAGTACGCCAAGAAGGCCGCCCACATCTCCGACAAGGAGTTCGACCTCGGCGGCTACCAGATCTACACGACCTTCGACCGCAAGCGGGAGACCGCGCTCACGGACGCCGTCTCCAAGGCCCGCAAGAAGGCGCTGAAGAGTGACCCGGGCGCGGCGAAGACCGCGCACTACGGGGCCGCCTCGGTGGCGGACGACGGACGGATCCTCGCCGTCTACGGCGGTCCGGACCACCGGAAACAGGGGTACAACGAGTCCAACGCGACCACGGTGCCCGCGGGTTCGGCCTTCCTGCCGTTCGTGTACGCGGCCGGGCTGCAGCACGGTGTGCACAAGACCCGTGACAGCGCGGCGACACCGGTCTCGCCCGAGTCCCTCTACGACGCCGACGACGGCGTCCCCGTCTCCACGCCCGAGGGCCCCTACTGGGACCGCAGCGGCAAGAAGGTCGCCGCCCACAACGACGGCAACAAGTCCTACGGACGGATCAGTCTGCGCAAGGCGCTCGCCGGGTCGGTGAACGTGCCGTTCATGCAGCTCGGCATGGATACCGGACTGGACAAGGTGCGGGAGACCGCAGAGGCGAGCGGCCTGCTCTCCTCCAGCCTGGGACCGCAGGTGCCCGCGCTGTCGCTGGGCAGCTCCACCCCGAGCGCGATCCGGATGGCGAACTCCTACGGCACGTTCGCCGCGGGCGGTACGCACACCGAGCCGTACTCGGTGCGGCGCATCACCCGCAACGGTTCCTCGGTCGCCCTGGAGATGCCCCGGCCCCGCCGTGCGATCCGCCCCGAGGTGGCCGGCCAGGTCACCGAGGCCCTCACGGACGCCTTCCGTGAAGCGCATCCCGGCGCGACCCAGTCCGCGCCGCAGGCGGCCGGGAAGGCCGGCACCACGCAGGACGACAAGGCGGCCTGGTACGTGGGCACGGACCGTTCCGTGTCGACGGCCGTCGTCCTCTACCGCCTGGACCTGACCAAGAGCCTCGAACCGCTGCCGCTCAAGGGGATCGCAGGCACACCCGACGACGATGTCCCCTACGGCATCTGGGCCGGCGCCATGAGCCCGCTCGGCTGA
- a CDS encoding amidase domain-containing protein — protein MRAAGAGRVSLTAALTRTEDAAEASLRGTRSRLAALGEAYTAADTEVTVDRTRVTGSRATAWVTETTVLTYRRIRGDEPATTGFSAHHVLTFAARTDGTWQLSGLRPADRGPRQVNEPATTDGSAGAAPARVSPMAVIDAPRAATTYPAPAAVKNLSGGPYDYAAMATYAEKYWKNYNTAYRSFNAVGGDCTNYVSQSLKAGGWQPVTSSDEEYGTWYYGTSGQSDSWVGVNEWSWFTQTAGRTAPLANVYQMDVGDVMQMDFDKDGSKDHTMITSYRSAGGVPYLTYHDTDTYRRSVQSLLASYPNSAYYAYRT, from the coding sequence GTGCGGGCCGCGGGAGCGGGACGGGTCTCGCTGACCGCCGCGCTGACCCGCACCGAGGACGCCGCCGAGGCCTCCCTGCGCGGCACCCGGTCGCGCCTCGCGGCGCTGGGCGAGGCCTACACCGCCGCCGACACCGAGGTCACCGTCGACAGGACCCGGGTGACGGGATCACGGGCCACGGCCTGGGTCACCGAGACCACCGTCCTCACGTACCGGAGGATCCGCGGCGACGAACCCGCCACGACGGGCTTCAGCGCCCACCACGTCCTGACCTTCGCCGCCCGGACGGACGGCACCTGGCAGCTGTCCGGTCTGCGCCCGGCGGACCGGGGTCCCCGGCAGGTCAACGAGCCGGCGACCACCGACGGGTCCGCGGGCGCCGCACCGGCGCGCGTGAGCCCGATGGCCGTCATCGACGCCCCGCGGGCGGCGACCACCTACCCCGCGCCCGCGGCCGTCAAGAACCTCTCCGGCGGCCCGTACGACTACGCGGCGATGGCCACGTACGCGGAGAAGTACTGGAAGAACTACAACACCGCCTACCGGAGCTTCAATGCGGTCGGAGGCGACTGCACCAACTATGTGAGCCAGTCCCTGAAGGCGGGCGGCTGGCAGCCGGTGACGTCCTCGGACGAGGAGTACGGCACCTGGTACTACGGCACCTCGGGACAGTCCGACTCCTGGGTCGGCGTGAACGAGTGGTCCTGGTTCACCCAGACCGCCGGGCGGACCGCCCCGCTGGCGAACGTCTACCAGATGGACGTCGGCGACGTCATGCAGATGGACTTCGACAAGGACGGGTCCAAGGACCACACCATGATCACGTCCTACCGCAGTGCCGGCGGCGTGCCGTACCTGACCTACCACGACACCGACACCTACCGCCGGTCGGTGCAGAGTCTCCTCGCGTCGTACCCGAACTCGGCGTACTACGCCTACCGCACCTGA
- a CDS encoding DUF4383 domain-containing protein, with product MATHVLRPGPRKRFALDEHLPVDHRLSTFYRIGAGLMGLFLLAFGILGLTDNIGFFTTHGDTVVGLNTNGTLSVISICAGLILFAGMVIGGNVASTVNMVLGVLFILSGFLNLALLDTSFNFLAFHIQNVLFSFVVGVLLMFFGMYGRVGSALPHDNPYWKARHPEAVAHEERTRTLREAATATALERGRSTPEAPGTPGATVSRGTGLQEPGDSRAMGPGGGSRDTMTPGTMTPGTEGPGVTGPGGGSPGTTPKGHPGTTGSGDGDPGSMDP from the coding sequence ATGGCCACGCACGTACTTCGTCCCGGACCCAGGAAGCGCTTCGCCCTCGACGAGCATCTGCCCGTGGACCACCGGCTGAGCACGTTCTACCGGATCGGCGCGGGCCTGATGGGCCTGTTCCTGCTCGCCTTCGGCATCCTGGGCCTCACCGACAACATCGGCTTCTTCACCACCCACGGGGACACCGTCGTGGGCCTGAACACCAACGGCACCCTCAGCGTGATATCGATCTGCGCCGGGCTCATCCTGTTCGCGGGCATGGTGATCGGCGGGAACGTCGCGTCGACCGTCAACATGGTCCTCGGCGTGCTGTTCATCCTCAGCGGCTTCCTGAACCTGGCGCTGCTGGACACCAGCTTCAACTTCCTCGCCTTCCACATCCAGAACGTGCTGTTCAGCTTCGTGGTGGGCGTCCTGCTGATGTTCTTCGGCATGTACGGGAGGGTCGGCTCGGCCCTGCCGCACGACAACCCGTACTGGAAGGCCCGCCATCCCGAGGCCGTGGCACACGAGGAACGGACACGAACCCTGCGGGAGGCGGCCACGGCGACGGCGCTGGAACGAGGCCGCAGCACCCCGGAGGCTCCCGGGACCCCGGGGGCCACGGTCTCCCGGGGGACGGGCCTCCAGGAGCCCGGAGACTCACGGGCCATGGGCCCCGGGGGCGGGAGCCGGGACACCATGACTCCCGGCACCATGACTCCAGGGACCGAGGGCCCGGGCGTCACGGGCCCCGGAGGCGGGAGCCCCGGCACGACGCCCAAGGGCCACCCGGGCACCACGGGCTCGGGGGACGGCGACCCCGGCAGCATGGACCCCTGA
- a CDS encoding DUF4097 family beta strand repeat-containing protein — protein sequence MARTARTRTVAATGAVVALLATLAACGAGAGDDRHPDHRSFALHGHTLTVDSDDSALELVVAGSRSTDKVEVTRWFQGRVVVGGDPRVTWAMKNDRLTLRMKCSGMIADCSAKHRIVVPSGVAVNVVDKDGSVRADGFATALNIRTSDGSVRVTDSSGPLDLRSGDGSIRALGVDSRQVRARTEDGSVRLGLGVVPDLVDSRSGDGSLTIELPSDAYRVAADSGDGSVHVSVPRDPASSHRISAHTGDGGITVRTAK from the coding sequence ATGGCACGTACAGCGCGCACTCGGACGGTGGCCGCGACCGGCGCCGTCGTGGCCCTTCTCGCGACGCTCGCCGCATGTGGCGCCGGCGCCGGGGACGACCGGCACCCGGACCACCGTTCCTTCGCCCTGCACGGGCACACCCTCACCGTGGACTCGGACGACTCCGCGCTCGAACTCGTGGTCGCCGGCTCCCGGAGTACGGACAAGGTCGAGGTCACCCGGTGGTTCCAGGGCCGTGTCGTCGTCGGCGGTGACCCCCGGGTCACCTGGGCGATGAAGAACGACCGGCTCACCCTGCGGATGAAGTGCTCGGGCATGATCGCCGACTGCAGTGCCAAGCACCGCATCGTGGTGCCGTCCGGGGTCGCCGTGAACGTCGTCGACAAGGACGGCAGCGTACGGGCGGACGGCTTCGCCACGGCGCTGAACATCCGCACCTCGGACGGCAGCGTCCGCGTGACGGACTCCTCCGGACCGCTGGACCTCCGCAGCGGCGACGGCTCGATCCGCGCGCTCGGCGTGGACTCGCGGCAGGTGCGCGCCCGTACCGAGGACGGCTCCGTGCGGCTCGGACTCGGTGTCGTACCGGATCTCGTGGACTCCCGCAGCGGCGACGGTTCGCTCACCATCGAGCTGCCCAGCGACGCCTACCGCGTGGCCGCCGACAGCGGCGACGGCTCGGTGCACGTGTCCGTACCCCGGGACCCCGCGAGCTCCCACCGGATCTCCGCCCACACCGGCGACGGCGGCATCACCGTGCGTACGGCGAAGTAG